The following coding sequences lie in one Synechococcus sp. CC9902 genomic window:
- a CDS encoding phycobiliprotein lyase has protein sequence MNIEQFVAQSLGEWRSMRSGHSLAFQQFEDVLSEITITQFDTDNKEIKEAIKNSSQPDDSTYISPFKMEWNAESDWEPDDPTAVSSGSCIIIPIPKDQTSGHLLRSVGYAESFPAESSYRFLNDGTFILETNYEQSIAQERIWFVSEHVRCRSSVLKTSEGSGILQSSFASEVRRIKV, from the coding sequence ATGAATATTGAGCAATTTGTTGCTCAAAGCCTGGGCGAATGGCGATCGATGAGATCTGGACATTCATTGGCTTTTCAACAGTTCGAAGATGTTCTCAGCGAGATCACCATTACGCAATTCGATACGGATAACAAAGAAATCAAAGAGGCGATAAAAAATTCATCTCAGCCAGATGACAGCACTTACATTTCTCCATTTAAAATGGAATGGAATGCAGAGAGTGACTGGGAACCGGATGATCCAACAGCTGTATCCTCAGGTTCGTGCATTATCATCCCGATCCCTAAAGATCAAACATCAGGACATCTTCTAAGAAGCGTAGGGTATGCAGAATCATTTCCTGCAGAATCCAGCTATCGATTTCTCAATGATGGAACATTCATTCTAGAAACTAATTACGAGCAATCTATTGCTCAAGAAAGGATTTGGTTCGTATCCGAGCATGTTCGTTGTCGCTCTTCCGTATTAAAGACATCAGAAGGATCTGGAATCCTCCAATCATCTTTCGCATCAGAAGTTCGAAGAATTAAAGTTTAG
- a CDS encoding chromophore lyase CpcT/CpeT has translation MKIEQQLRFARTLAGIYDNYEQAQVNPKDFARINIVFRPLPWEIFEGPGFYSEQFYDYARWNPYRQGIHRLKTKDDTFVVENFDFANKDRLAGSGSNPELLESLEKTSLKSRCGCAMHFKEESDGKYIGLVEPGKKCLVPRNGTLTYLVSEVEVDAKTWISRDRGFDPATDQPQWGSEHGPLRFKRIESFSELISSSWINQKES, from the coding sequence ATGAAAATAGAACAGCAGCTTAGATTTGCCAGAACACTCGCAGGAATTTATGACAATTACGAGCAAGCACAAGTTAATCCAAAAGATTTTGCTCGCATAAATATAGTATTTCGTCCATTACCCTGGGAAATCTTTGAAGGACCTGGATTTTATTCTGAGCAGTTCTATGATTACGCCAGATGGAACCCTTATCGCCAAGGGATTCATCGACTAAAAACAAAAGATGATACCTTCGTTGTTGAAAACTTTGATTTTGCCAATAAGGACCGATTGGCTGGCTCCGGAAGCAATCCTGAATTACTTGAATCCCTTGAAAAAACAAGTCTTAAAAGCCGTTGCGGATGCGCAATGCATTTCAAAGAAGAAAGCGACGGAAAATATATCGGATTAGTAGAACCCGGAAAAAAATGTTTAGTCCCTAGAAATGGGACTCTTACTTATTTAGTAAGCGAAGTCGAAGTTGATGCAAAAACCTGGATCAGCCGTGATCGTGGCTTTGACCCTGCAACCGATCAACCACAATGGGGTTCTGAGCATGGACCTCTTCGGTTCAAACGGATCGAGAGTTTTTCTGAACTCATTTCATCTTCCTGGATAAACCAGAAGGAATCGTGA
- a CDS encoding Nif11-like leader peptide family natural product precursor, whose protein sequence is MSDLEQDQLLERFIALARTDDNLRDEIKGALNQDEVISIAARHGFAVDSLAILRKWSKHTDFAKPTWMGWFDE, encoded by the coding sequence ATGTCTGATTTAGAACAAGATCAACTCCTCGAGCGTTTCATTGCCTTGGCTAGAACAGATGACAATCTTCGCGATGAAATCAAAGGTGCCTTAAATCAAGATGAGGTGATTTCCATTGCAGCACGTCATGGTTTTGCAGTGGATTCTTTGGCAATTCTAAGAAAATGGAGCAAGCACACCGACTTTGCAAAACCAACATGGATGGGATGGTTTGATGAATAA
- a CDS encoding Nif11-like leader peptide family natural product precursor → MSIEALNCFLNDVVRFHELATGLKALSSHDQIIAFGQSQGFDFTESEWNTLINQDFELQSDLIQQSILSANPAHWSWAFRQHTVWRAMLMDGAGDGSA, encoded by the coding sequence ATGTCAATCGAGGCTTTAAATTGTTTTTTAAATGATGTGGTCCGATTTCATGAGTTAGCGACAGGACTCAAAGCACTGTCTAGTCATGATCAGATTATTGCTTTTGGCCAAAGCCAAGGGTTTGATTTCACCGAGAGTGAGTGGAATACCCTTATTAATCAGGATTTTGAGCTTCAGTCAGACTTAATTCAGCAATCAATTCTGTCTGCGAACCCAGCTCACTGGTCGTGGGCATTTCGACAACACACAGTTTGGAGGGCTATGCTGATGGATGGTGCTGGCGATGGAAGTGCCTAA
- a CDS encoding HEAT repeat domain-containing protein codes for MSERFDILFEGMPEEKALLLLTTNPDDLPNPVDKYMAATKLAACQSERSLEGLIAAVQLDPENLINRITRRKALEALGRRKDEKALPSLFSALRFNDEPSVINALDSIAQIGSPLTADQSDQLLEALQSSDNQKRSAIQAHTRLKLSTGEKAISAFENDENPLVAGAARAYTAKVLGKVESLEPLVKQLTDPVAGRRRSAVIDLGDAGDASLLRHLVTCPVSMPLRAKSAFQLVDPEKSGLIPDDYMGLLEQLLRDDPSTLALQNDWICEGETIEIEKNLQHRDEGKQYGGALSLMRMQKQQQIDAIEQIQTKHWSDYGANYLLTSVIGLQKVDEHSNLVRTALAETLPQYAKSRVAAAWACLSLNLSDQVDLLREIQIESKWTPLRWSCERVLQQLS; via the coding sequence ATGTCTGAGAGATTTGACATTTTGTTTGAAGGAATGCCAGAGGAAAAAGCATTATTGTTATTAACGACAAACCCTGACGATCTTCCCAATCCTGTTGACAAATATATGGCGGCAACCAAGCTTGCTGCTTGCCAAAGCGAACGCTCTTTAGAGGGATTGATTGCAGCCGTACAACTCGATCCTGAAAACCTCATCAACAGAATCACACGCAGAAAAGCTCTGGAAGCGCTCGGCCGCAGGAAAGACGAGAAAGCGCTACCGAGCTTATTCAGTGCGCTGCGTTTCAATGACGAACCTTCAGTGATCAACGCGCTTGACTCGATCGCGCAGATCGGATCCCCACTCACCGCAGACCAAAGCGATCAACTCCTTGAGGCACTGCAAAGCAGTGACAACCAAAAGCGATCGGCGATCCAAGCTCACACTCGGCTCAAGCTTTCAACGGGGGAAAAAGCAATCTCAGCCTTTGAGAACGATGAAAATCCCTTGGTCGCTGGAGCAGCCCGGGCCTACACCGCCAAAGTTCTTGGGAAGGTTGAATCCCTTGAGCCGCTAGTCAAGCAACTCACTGATCCCGTCGCGGGACGACGACGATCAGCTGTGATCGACCTTGGCGACGCTGGAGATGCCAGCTTGCTGCGTCATCTGGTCACTTGCCCAGTCTCAATGCCGTTGAGGGCAAAAAGCGCCTTTCAGCTGGTCGATCCCGAGAAGAGTGGTCTAATCCCTGACGACTACATGGGCCTCCTAGAGCAACTACTACGAGACGACCCTTCCACGCTCGCTTTACAGAACGATTGGATTTGTGAGGGGGAAACTATTGAGATCGAAAAGAATCTGCAACATCGCGATGAAGGCAAGCAATACGGCGGTGCACTAAGCCTGATGAGGATGCAGAAGCAACAACAAATTGATGCGATTGAACAGATTCAGACCAAGCATTGGAGTGATTACGGCGCGAACTACCTCTTGACATCGGTTATTGGACTTCAGAAAGTTGATGAACACAGCAATCTGGTCCGGACAGCACTTGCTGAAACACTGCCGCAGTATGCAAAGTCGAGGGTTGCAGCGGCCTGGGCTTGTCTGAGCCTGAACCTCTCAGACCAAGTCGACTTACTCAGGGAGATCCAGATCGAGAGCAAATGGACACCCCTTAGATGGAGCTGCGAACGGGTACTTCAACAGTTGTCATAA
- a CDS encoding bleomycin hydrolase encodes MLDAFSRKAVSADSSGAFIGGGELASLKSFIADGNKRLDAVNAISGNAACIVSDAVAGICCENTGLTAPNGGVYTNRKMAACLRDGEIVLRYVSYALLAGDASVLQDRCLNGLRETYAALGVPTGSAARAVAIMKAASSALITNTNSQAKKAAVTQGDCASLSAEAGSYFDQVISAIS; translated from the coding sequence ATGCTCGACGCATTCTCCAGGAAGGCCGTATCGGCCGATTCCAGCGGTGCTTTCATCGGCGGAGGCGAGCTGGCCTCTCTGAAATCCTTCATCGCTGATGGCAATAAGCGCCTTGACGCAGTGAACGCTATTTCTGGCAACGCCGCTTGCATCGTCTCCGACGCTGTTGCTGGCATCTGCTGTGAGAACACCGGCCTTACCGCTCCTAACGGTGGTGTGTACACCAACCGCAAAATGGCTGCTTGCCTGCGCGACGGAGAAATCGTCCTTCGCTATGTGAGCTACGCCCTTCTTGCTGGCGATGCTTCTGTTCTTCAGGACCGCTGCCTGAATGGTCTTCGTGAGACCTACGCCGCTTTGGGCGTTCCTACTGGTTCCGCTGCCCGCGCAGTCGCCATCATGAAGGCCGCTTCTAGCGCCTTGATCACCAACACCAACAGCCAGGCCAAGAAAGCTGCTGTCACCCAGGGTGACTGCGCAAGCCTGTCTGCTGAAGCAGGTAGCTACTTCGACCAGGTGATCAGCGCCATCAGCTGA
- the mpeA gene encoding class 2 C-phycoerythrin subunit alpha, whose translation MKSVITTVVGAADSASRFPSSSDMESVQGSIQRAAARLEAAEKLSQNYDAIAQRAVDAVYAQYPNGATGRQPRQCATEGKEKCKRDFVHYLRLINYCLVTGGTGPLDELAINGQKEVYKALSIDAGTYVAGFSQMRNDGCAPRDMSPQALTSYNTLLDYVINSLG comes from the coding sequence ATGAAGTCCGTCATCACCACCGTGGTCGGCGCAGCCGATAGCGCTTCCCGCTTCCCTTCTTCCTCCGACATGGAGTCAGTTCAGGGTTCAATCCAACGTGCTGCTGCACGTTTGGAAGCCGCTGAAAAGCTCTCCCAGAACTACGACGCCATCGCCCAGCGCGCTGTTGACGCCGTCTACGCCCAGTACCCCAACGGTGCAACTGGCCGTCAGCCACGCCAGTGCGCAACTGAAGGTAAAGAGAAGTGCAAGCGTGACTTTGTTCACTACCTGCGTCTGATCAACTACTGCTTGGTCACCGGCGGCACCGGCCCCCTGGATGAGCTGGCTATCAATGGCCAAAAAGAGGTCTACAAGGCGCTCAGCATCGACGCTGGCACCTATGTGGCTGGTTTCTCGCAGATGCGCAACGACGGTTGCGCCCCTCGCGACATGAGCCCACAGGCTCTGACCTCCTACAACACCCTGCTTGACTATGTGATCAACTCACTGGGCTGA
- a CDS encoding phycobilisome rod-core linker polypeptide, protein MLGTETSRKSLTSATRTGPAAYSTKNKAGKNTSHRTVAGVRAEYKRQHCASMGIGIGPRLHAECPFGSVFDQYSPDNAEALERVIAAAYRQVLGNLHPRESQRETSLEARLLNGEITVRDFINGLAKSDFYKANFFHAVGAQRGIELNFKHLLGRSPLNQGEVQEHIKLQAEQGFDALIDKLTDSAEYTEVFGSDIVPYERTHDSYAGMFTRSFNLMRELGGTKVAVSDNAQGRNSRTINPLAIAARENVKPASFFSYAAITRVPAKLPQQKYTGHNTPKMTDYVPFRPFGCHF, encoded by the coding sequence ATGCTCGGCACAGAAACCAGCCGGAAGTCTCTCACTTCGGCTACTCGAACCGGACCCGCTGCTTACTCCACAAAAAACAAAGCCGGTAAAAACACATCACACAGAACAGTCGCAGGAGTTCGCGCTGAATACAAGCGGCAACACTGTGCATCAATGGGGATTGGGATTGGACCCCGGCTGCACGCCGAATGCCCCTTCGGATCAGTGTTCGATCAGTACAGTCCCGACAATGCAGAAGCTCTTGAACGAGTGATCGCGGCTGCTTATCGTCAAGTACTTGGGAACCTACACCCCAGAGAAAGCCAAAGAGAAACGTCACTTGAGGCACGTCTATTGAACGGTGAAATCACAGTTCGTGATTTCATTAATGGATTGGCCAAGTCGGATTTCTATAAGGCTAATTTCTTTCATGCCGTTGGAGCCCAACGTGGCATCGAACTGAACTTTAAACACCTTCTTGGCAGATCTCCTCTGAACCAAGGAGAAGTTCAGGAGCATATCAAACTTCAAGCAGAACAAGGCTTTGATGCTCTGATTGACAAGCTGACCGACTCTGCTGAATACACAGAGGTTTTCGGTTCAGACATCGTTCCTTACGAAAGAACTCACGATTCTTACGCAGGAATGTTCACACGCTCCTTCAATCTGATGCGGGAACTTGGCGGCACAAAGGTTGCCGTCAGCGACAACGCACAAGGCCGCAACAGCCGAACCATCAATCCCCTTGCCATTGCAGCACGGGAAAATGTAAAACCTGCCTCCTTCTTCAGCTACGCGGCAATCACTCGGGTTCCTGCCAAACTTCCTCAACAGAAGTACACAGGGCACAACACTCCGAAGATGACGGATTACGTACCTTTCCGCCCATTTGGTTGTCACTTCTGA
- a CDS encoding HEAT repeat domain-containing protein, whose amino-acid sequence MAAEASSHPINAVEQLTEQEAYELAEELKLKLAEQIVPSSDQESIQKMVAGLGDPRGALRLTFAQSLGNIGAAAIPLLCDSLKNSPNILIRRASAKTLNIIGSKVALPNLIEAFRTDDDPVVQGSSAGAMATIGEPAIEPLLEILTDNKCSAFQVGLINLALSFAGSKAPNAFNQAAQSNNPEIRIAALTALAEQVHSGTNDHAKELLIRALNDDASEVRAEAATITGKTLELEEIINELCRLLKDEDSQVRINTALALMKTEAVSSISNLHEALSLEGNDQAKSVIKVAINQLEKIG is encoded by the coding sequence GTGGCCGCAGAAGCATCTAGTCATCCAATCAATGCGGTAGAGCAACTTACAGAGCAAGAAGCGTACGAACTAGCCGAAGAGTTAAAACTGAAACTCGCAGAGCAGATAGTACCAAGTTCAGATCAAGAATCAATCCAAAAGATGGTGGCTGGGCTCGGGGATCCACGAGGTGCTCTCCGCCTCACCTTTGCACAAAGTCTTGGGAATATCGGGGCAGCAGCTATTCCCTTACTTTGCGATTCCCTAAAGAACAGCCCCAATATTTTAATCCGACGCGCATCTGCAAAAACACTGAATATTATTGGCAGTAAAGTAGCATTGCCAAATCTAATTGAAGCATTTCGAACAGATGACGACCCTGTCGTACAAGGCTCATCAGCTGGCGCAATGGCAACTATTGGGGAACCTGCGATTGAACCACTACTAGAAATACTGACTGATAACAAGTGCAGCGCATTTCAGGTTGGCCTGATTAACCTTGCCTTGAGCTTTGCCGGATCAAAAGCTCCTAATGCATTCAACCAAGCCGCCCAATCAAATAATCCTGAGATAAGAATAGCGGCCCTTACAGCACTGGCCGAACAAGTGCATTCAGGCACGAATGATCATGCCAAAGAACTACTAATTCGAGCCTTAAATGATGACGCAAGTGAGGTACGTGCTGAGGCTGCAACAATTACTGGGAAGACTCTGGAGCTCGAGGAAATAATTAATGAACTCTGCAGGCTACTGAAAGACGAAGACAGTCAAGTAAGAATTAACACAGCCTTAGCCTTAATGAAAACAGAGGCAGTATCTTCGATTAGCAACTTACATGAAGCCCTTTCTTTAGAGGGCAATGATCAAGCCAAGTCAGTGATCAAAGTTGCAATCAATCAACTCGAAAAGATTGGATAG
- a CDS encoding HEAT repeat domain-containing protein, producing MSSSSRSFDSLVQDLKHPNPNIKDEACVLMAENYQELAMPYLFTLLHDPDPAVYRTAVKGLGTLGHCTLPDLIQLFKSSDNGTIRACCIKALVQISVNYPEIAFPSDVIPMLEKALDDSSPVVAQSALMTLGYLSKNDLEKNRVVPLLVQACDRSNIAHVQGAAMALAELDSPLVSECLEKLALDESKDPLIREVAQASLARRESLNLA from the coding sequence ATGAGCTCTTCATCACGATCCTTTGATTCTCTAGTTCAAGATCTTAAGCATCCAAATCCGAATATAAAAGATGAAGCATGTGTCTTGATGGCCGAGAACTATCAAGAGCTGGCGATGCCCTATCTCTTCACTCTTTTGCATGATCCTGACCCAGCGGTGTATCGCACTGCTGTAAAGGGTCTTGGCACGCTTGGTCATTGCACGCTGCCTGATTTAATCCAACTCTTCAAATCGTCTGATAATGGAACGATAAGAGCATGTTGTATTAAAGCGCTCGTTCAAATTTCCGTTAATTACCCTGAAATTGCTTTCCCATCAGATGTAATTCCAATGTTAGAAAAAGCGTTGGATGACTCTAGTCCAGTTGTAGCTCAGTCAGCATTGATGACCCTTGGATATTTGTCTAAAAATGATTTGGAAAAAAATCGTGTAGTACCTCTACTAGTGCAAGCTTGTGATCGCTCAAATATTGCACATGTGCAGGGTGCTGCCATGGCTTTGGCGGAGCTCGATTCCCCTCTAGTATCTGAATGTTTAGAGAAGTTGGCACTCGATGAATCAAAAGATCCACTTATTCGAGAAGTTGCACAGGCTAGTCTTGCAAGGCGAGAGAGTCTCAATTTAGCTTAA
- a CDS encoding HEAT repeat domain-containing protein, giving the protein MAVLRHTSEEQAVRIAKRKSVEVLARLGCSSAMSAIGHCLWSDDIYLVENSVWALQQLNCDDPALIAQLLTLLADEKQNQRVLIQCLTGLKVVCALDVINALQESEIPGVRGAAIASIVQLANDESNVFKIVEQLTLPNQMDRQCAVQDLIDIGASGFLASIASAPISPAFRMRAFRKMLGHTDSEFLDASTLSLVDSILVDDPSCINIVHKYDQMPGCDFLLNDLFNTDFSRCYLALMGLRECPSEDLWPLIEESWEREAHNDYGAHYFFMHLLGSRSDWPQPVFDHVLKIVKESIANRRPQFRKSRAAAIQAFQNLCPDLFIDSFPHFLDEKLDPPWDCRYATVMCVDRISGVDKVVKEEIFNRFIEDSDPFVRARAAKSLANSTD; this is encoded by the coding sequence ATGGCCGTGCTTCGCCATACTTCTGAGGAGCAGGCTGTGAGAATTGCGAAGCGAAAAAGTGTAGAAGTTCTAGCACGTCTTGGCTGCTCTTCTGCTATGTCAGCGATAGGGCATTGCCTGTGGTCTGACGATATTTATTTGGTTGAAAACTCTGTTTGGGCTCTTCAGCAGCTGAATTGTGATGATCCTGCTTTAATTGCTCAGTTGCTTACCCTTCTTGCAGACGAAAAACAAAATCAACGTGTTTTAATTCAATGCCTTACAGGCTTGAAAGTTGTGTGTGCACTCGATGTAATAAATGCTCTTCAAGAATCTGAAATTCCAGGAGTTCGTGGAGCCGCAATTGCTTCAATTGTACAACTTGCGAATGATGAATCAAATGTTTTTAAGATTGTCGAACAGTTGACTCTCCCTAATCAGATGGATCGTCAATGTGCTGTCCAAGATCTGATTGATATAGGTGCCTCAGGCTTTCTCGCTTCGATCGCTTCGGCGCCAATCTCTCCAGCATTTCGCATGCGAGCTTTTCGCAAAATGTTAGGTCATACAGATTCGGAATTTTTAGATGCATCAACTTTGTCTTTGGTTGATAGTATTTTAGTAGATGATCCCTCTTGTATTAATATTGTACATAAGTATGATCAGATGCCTGGTTGTGATTTCCTGCTGAATGATTTGTTTAATACAGACTTCAGTCGTTGTTATTTGGCTTTGATGGGATTGCGTGAATGCCCTTCCGAGGATCTATGGCCACTCATTGAGGAATCGTGGGAGCGCGAAGCTCATAATGATTATGGAGCCCATTATTTTTTTATGCACTTGTTGGGATCACGTTCAGATTGGCCACAACCAGTCTTTGATCATGTTCTTAAGATCGTCAAGGAATCTATAGCTAACCGTAGGCCCCAATTTCGGAAAAGTCGTGCTGCTGCGATTCAGGCTTTTCAGAATCTTTGCCCTGATCTATTCATCGATTCCTTCCCTCATTTTCTTGATGAGAAGTTAGATCCACCCTGGGATTGCCGTTATGCGACTGTAATGTGTGTTGATAGGATTTCTGGTGTTGATAAAGTTGTGAAAGAAGAGATTTTTAATCGTTTTATTGAAGACTCTGATCCGTTTGTTCGGGCTCGAGCTGCCAAATCGTTGGCTAACTCAACTGACTGA
- a CDS encoding DUF2656 family protein — MTIFVLSHNLQLESAVVPSISAEDLAQGLLGSSSLITKADALSHPHWLVRIESALSADEMANELVKAWKQYRLNQGHSTEHHWLALGGRKDTEGSPGSPLVAGSWGVDVVECGDPDAFLESINWNALKGGRPSDAVFEVKY, encoded by the coding sequence ATGACAATTTTTGTCCTCTCTCACAATCTCCAGCTTGAGTCAGCTGTTGTTCCCTCGATTTCTGCTGAGGATTTGGCGCAAGGCCTTTTAGGTAGCTCCAGCTTGATCACGAAAGCGGATGCTTTGAGTCATCCACATTGGTTGGTGAGAATCGAATCTGCTTTGTCAGCGGATGAAATGGCGAATGAACTCGTGAAGGCGTGGAAGCAATATCGTTTAAACCAAGGTCATTCCACCGAGCATCATTGGTTGGCTTTGGGGGGAAGGAAAGATACAGAGGGCAGTCCTGGATCACCACTTGTGGCTGGCAGTTGGGGTGTTGATGTCGTTGAATGTGGTGATCCCGATGCGTTTTTAGAGAGTATTAATTGGAATGCCTTAAAAGGTGGACGTCCTTCTGATGCAGTGTTTGAGGTGAAATACTAA
- a CDS encoding HEAT repeat domain-containing protein, with translation MESEIPNGELLSEDEALDLASHLKEKLKAGLAIESDPNSISLMVAGLGDPRGLLRLRFADSLGSIGKVAVPALCQAMRKSDQVTVRRAAAKTLTLIADPSSLPDLVAALLSDPDSVVQGSAMGAMAAIGAEAVGEILAILENPESSEMQIGLANWALAFIGDRAPDTLREAACSDNNRIRKAAISALGSQIQSLDDDQAKELLTNALGDPCSEIRSEAATLLGKLEDSEWAEPLLIPALSDPDNWVRKNSALALMKLGAINSIPHLKGRIAIENDQIIRNVLDLSINQLEKMK, from the coding sequence ATGGAGTCCGAAATACCGAATGGTGAACTGCTGAGTGAAGATGAGGCACTGGATTTAGCGTCTCATCTCAAAGAGAAATTGAAAGCGGGATTGGCGATCGAGTCAGATCCAAATTCAATTTCGTTGATGGTAGCTGGACTCGGTGATCCACGAGGTCTACTACGCCTTCGGTTTGCAGACAGCCTTGGCTCGATTGGGAAGGTCGCTGTCCCTGCTCTATGCCAGGCGATGAGAAAGAGTGACCAAGTCACCGTCAGAAGAGCCGCAGCAAAGACGCTGACATTAATTGCAGATCCATCAAGCTTGCCAGACCTTGTTGCGGCTCTTCTCTCAGATCCTGATTCCGTTGTTCAAGGATCCGCTATGGGAGCAATGGCTGCTATTGGAGCAGAAGCGGTAGGAGAAATCCTAGCAATATTGGAAAATCCTGAAAGCTCAGAGATGCAAATAGGGCTGGCAAATTGGGCTCTGGCATTTATTGGAGATCGCGCCCCTGATACACTTCGCGAGGCTGCATGTTCAGACAATAATCGTATTCGCAAAGCCGCAATTTCGGCCCTTGGAAGTCAAATACAATCCCTCGATGACGATCAAGCAAAGGAATTACTCACCAATGCATTGGGCGACCCTTGTTCAGAAATTCGTTCTGAAGCGGCAACTTTATTAGGCAAACTCGAAGATTCTGAATGGGCCGAACCACTACTTATTCCAGCCTTATCCGACCCTGACAATTGGGTTCGAAAAAATAGTGCTCTGGCGCTAATGAAGTTAGGCGCTATTAATTCGATTCCACACCTAAAGGGCCGGATCGCAATTGAAAACGATCAAATTATTCGCAACGTACTAGATCTTTCGATCAACCAGTTGGAAAAAATGAAGTAG
- the cpeA gene encoding class 1 C-phycoerythrin subunit alpha — protein MKSVVTTVVTAADAAGRFPSQNDLEAVQGNIQRAAARLEAAEKLAAGLDAVTREAGDACFNKYAYLKQPGEAGENQVKVDKCYRDLGHYLRLINYCLVVGGTGPLDEWGIAGAREVYRSLGLPTGPYVEALTYTRDRACAPRDMGPQALNEFKSYLDYVINALS, from the coding sequence ATGAAGTCTGTCGTTACCACCGTCGTGACTGCTGCTGACGCAGCAGGTCGCTTCCCCTCTCAGAACGATCTCGAGGCTGTTCAGGGCAATATCCAGCGTGCAGCTGCACGTTTGGAAGCTGCTGAAAAGCTTGCTGCTGGTCTTGACGCTGTGACTCGTGAAGCGGGCGATGCTTGCTTCAACAAGTACGCCTACCTCAAGCAGCCTGGTGAAGCTGGTGAAAACCAGGTCAAGGTGGACAAGTGCTACCGCGACCTCGGCCACTATCTGCGCCTCATCAACTACTGCTTAGTTGTTGGTGGCACCGGCCCTCTCGATGAGTGGGGCATTGCAGGTGCACGTGAGGTTTACCGCAGCTTGGGACTTCCCACCGGCCCTTACGTCGAAGCTTTGACCTACACCCGCGACCGCGCTTGCGCTCCTCGTGACATGGGTCCTCAGGCTCTGAATGAATTCAAGAGCTACCTGGACTATGTGATTAACGCTCTTTCCTGA
- the cpeB gene encoding class 1 C-phycoerythrin subunit beta, whose protein sequence is MLDAFSRSVVSADAKTAPVGGSDLAGLRSYVSQGNKRLDAVNAITSNASCIVSDAVTGMICENTGLIQAGGNCYPNRRMAACLRDGEIVLRYISYALLAGDASVLDDRCLNGLKETYIALGVPTQSAGRAVAIMKASATAHIGETNTPGLGGKRFRKMETTQGDCSALVAEAGAYFDRVIGAIS, encoded by the coding sequence ATGCTCGACGCATTTTCCCGTTCGGTCGTCAGCGCTGACGCCAAAACTGCACCTGTCGGTGGTAGCGACCTCGCTGGTCTGCGCTCCTATGTCAGTCAAGGCAACAAGCGTCTTGACGCTGTTAACGCCATTACATCCAACGCCTCCTGCATCGTTTCTGATGCAGTAACAGGCATGATTTGCGAGAACACTGGCCTGATCCAGGCTGGTGGTAATTGCTATCCCAACCGCCGCATGGCAGCTTGCCTGCGCGACGGAGAAATCGTTCTGCGTTACATCAGCTACGCCCTGCTGGCTGGCGATGCTTCCGTGCTCGATGACCGTTGCTTGAATGGTCTCAAGGAGACCTATATCGCTCTGGGCGTTCCTACCCAGTCCGCAGGTCGTGCCGTCGCCATCATGAAGGCTTCTGCCACTGCTCACATTGGCGAAACCAACACCCCAGGCTTGGGTGGTAAGCGTTTCCGCAAGATGGAGACCACACAAGGTGACTGCTCCGCTTTGGTTGCTGAAGCCGGTGCCTACTTCGATCGCGTGATCGGCGCCATTTCCTGA